TGTAGCCTGTCCTCTTTTTTGTTGTTGGAATTTTCAGGTTACTCTAGCTTCTAATGGTTCTCGGGTCTACGGATTTGCTTTTCTAGATTATGCTGCACTTAAAATCTGGGTTGGTTCACTTCAAGATGATGATTCTTCTGCAGCTTTGGGGGCTTTGCTGGTGCAGGTAGGCTCTTTGCTGTAGCAATTTATTTGCTTTGGTTCAACAGATCAGAAATGATCATTCATCAGTATGCTTTTTCAGGTTTCCCCGAGGGAGATAATCTATGAATCCTCAGGTCAGTACATCTTTTATCTTGTAATCTCGATGTATTAAGAACTAatatttgttttcttttgtcaGGCCTCTCAAGAGAAAGTCGTAAATCAATGATAAAATATGCCTCAGCAGGTAAAATGTTGTAATCTTTTGCTCTTTTAGTTTCTATTCTCATCTGGTTTCTTTGTTAAACATCTTTCTTCTAACTGCAGGCTCTGTGAAAATGCAACTGACCCCACTACCTGGGACAGATTTCTCTGATGCCTCACAAATTCAAATGCTAGTACATTCTAAAGGATACTTTAAAGCATCAACAGATTCTTGGCTATCTGCATTGGATTATTCAGTGAATCGAGATGCAGTTATCTGTGCACTTGGTGGACTTATTGGTCATTTGACTAGACTTATGGTATACTTATGTTTAtccaactctctctctctctctctccgagTGCCTCTGTTGCAACATTTTCCTTCTCAGCAACACTTGCAAATTGCTTCAGAACACTGTCATTAGACATCACTTTCCAGTTTCCTAGATACAACTAATTAGTATGTAGTTTCTTTAATATATAAATTTTTCTCATTTTCTATAATGACCATATCAACTTCACAAATTATATGTGCAAAGGTGTTCTAGTTTTAAACTAGTATAATGTCAAAAAATTGTTTGCACAAATCATAGCATAAATGATGTGCttgcctttctttttttatttgcttGGGAAACGATTGTTTTCATAAGACTGCCTGTTCACGTTCTGATAAGCTACAATCTGGAAACAGCTAGACGATGCTCTAAAAAATGGGGAAGTCTTACCTTACAATGTGTACCAAACTTGTTTAAGGATGGATGGTCAGACTCTTGTGAACCTGGAGATTTTCGGCAATAACTTTGATGGTGGCTCATCAGGTAGGAGTTTGCCTTCTACCTATTTTATTTTAGCAGCCTGCTGTGACAATTTCCTAATATATCCAAACATAAAAACACTGAtaaactttgtattatatttacttTGTTTTAGGTACTCTGTACAAGCACCTCAATCACTGCATAACCGCATCTGGTAAGCGGCTTTTAAGAAGATGGATATGCCATCCACTAAAAGATGTCGATGCTATAAATAGAAGGCTTGATATTGTTGAGGGTTTCATTCAACATTGTGGGGTAGGCTCTGTTACACTTGAGCATCTCCGGAAAATTCCTGACCTTGAGAGGTTACTTGGGCGAGTCAGATCTACTGTTGGGCTAACATCTGCTGTCCTGTTGCCTTTTGTTGGTGAAAAGATATTAAAGAGGCGGGTTAGTGGttgttctttctttttcattCCCAGTCCTAAGCTTATCGTAGCTTAAAGTTCTCTTTTGTATGGATTAGATTCAATCAATGAGATGCCCATTTTTGCAAATTATGAAGTTTGCCTTTCTTGTATCTACACTACTGCTAATGACATGCAAATTTTCTGCATTTTCCAGATTAAAACGTTTTGCATGCTTATCAAGGGCCTCCGGGTTGCAATTGACTTATTAAGTGCCTTGCGTAGAGAGGACCATGGCATTCCAGCGCTGTCAAAATCAGTTGATATTCCAACCCTGAGTTCTCTTGATGAATCAGTCCATCAGTTTGAAGAGGCTATACGCATTGACTTTGAACAGTACCAGGTATGAATATGCTGGGAATTTCTTCGGACGCTATCTATCTAAGAAGCGGTTATTTTTAGTATTTGCTGTCTGTGTTTTGGACTTCCACAGTACTGATTGTGTGTTTTGAGTTTTTGACAGGATCATGATATCAAAGACCATGATGCTACCACCTTGGCTAATTTAGTGGAACATTTTGTTGGAAAAGCTACCGAATGGTCTTTGGTAATCAATGCCATCAGCACTGTTGATGTCCTTAGGTCCTTTGCAGCAATGGCATTGTCATCATTTGGCACCATGTGCAGACCACGTATTCTGTTGAAAGACAAATCGCCTATACTTCGGATGAAGGGTCTATGGCATCCATATGCTTTTGCAGAAAGTGGAACTGGGCTTGTGCCAAACGATTTGTCTCTTGGCCAGGATTTATTGGGTCATAATCGCTTTGCATTGTTGTTGACTGGTCCAAATATGGGAGGAAAATCTACAATAATGCGCGCCACCTGCTTGGCTATCGTGCTTGCCCAGGTATGTATAAGTAAATCTGGTTATACCCTTTTTCTTGTTAACTCCTGGGCTCCCTATTTGGATGTATAAATGGAATTTCTTGTCTGCAGCTTGGCTGTTATGTCCCCTGCATATCATGTGAATTGACCCTTGCAGACTCCATCTTTACACGGCTAGGCGCAACGGATCGGATTATGTCTGGAGAAAGTAAGTAATCAGTGTTGCAAATCCTATTGCTTTTGGCGCAAAACAGGAGTTAAAAACGGATAAGGTCTTTATATGGGTTGTCCTACAACTGGATCTGGTCAGACATGGGTTTATTTTTTATTGTTCTGCATAAATAATATATTCTGACACTGGTTCCCAATAAAATGATACTTGTATAGTCAAATATGCATTTGCACATAAATTATATAGCTATTTTTACATGGTATATCTGTTGAGTAAATCCATGGGTTGTCAATATTAACTTCTAAAGCACTTGTCAATTTTCTTTTGGCCGTACCATGAATCATGAACAGGGTATGAGATGACAATGACCCTAACTTGGATTGTTACAACATTATTTGCGGTCTTGCAGGTACTTTTCTTGTCGAATGTAGTGAGACTGCATCTGTTCTTCAGAATGCAACTGAGGATTCTCTTGTCTTGCTTGATGAACTTGGCAGAGGAACTAGCACATTTGATGGATACGCGATTGCATATGCAGTAAGTCTTCCTTCAATCCATTACATAACCATGCTTGCCATACCCTTCAGTATGCCTTTTTCATGGTAGATGCTGTCGCCGTGTCTTTTAAGGTCATTGTCCGTATCAGTAAGCTACATAGCTTCAAGAacgatcttatattatgggacggaagGAGTAGTTTTGCATATCAGCCATTGATAGGACAGTCAGAAAACCGATCAATTTCGTACGTTCAACATGGCATATCAGCCATTGCCGTGTGCTTTCTCATTGTTTTCACATCGTATCCATTTTCTGACAAACAATTTCGTGCTTCTGATGACTGTATTTTGCCTCAGGTATTCCGCCACCTGGTGGAACAGGTGCGATGCCGTCTGCTCTTTGCCACCCACTACCACCCTCTCACCAAGGAGTTCGCCTCCCACCCCCACGTGAGCCTCCAGCACATGGCCTGCATGCTGAGGCCAAGGAGCGGCGGCAACGGCGAGATGGAGCTCACCTTCCTCTACCGTCTTGTGTCAGGCGCCTCTCCGGAGAGCTACGGCCTGCAGGTCGCCACGATGGCGGGGATCCCAAAGTCCATAGTGGAGAAGGCGGCGGTCGCGGGCGAGATGATGAAGTCGAGGATCGCAGGGAACTTCAGGTCGAGCGAAGGGCGAGCGGAGTTCTCCACCCTCCACGAGGACTGGCTGCAGACGATCCTGGCGATCGGCGGCGTCAAGGACGCGCACCTGGACGAGGACACCATGGACACGATGTTCTGCGTCGCCCAGGAGCTCAAGTCTCATTTCAGGAAAGGAGGAAGCTGAGCGCTGAGAAGTCGCCACCGGTAATTATGCGTGGCACCATTAGATGTAGGTAGTCTGAAGGAGGAAGATGAGCACCGAGAAAGTCGCCGCTCACCATTAATCATCAGTGTTTTAATCCGTCCCAGTCGACGGCTTTGTATATATTTACCTCGCGTTTGTAATCACGCAAGCGCACCTGGGCCTGAGTTCATCTGAACTGTCAAAAACTTCATCTCGTAGTTTGTAATCACATGCACATTCCTAGTGATTAGTCGAGAGTTTTGACAAGGCTGGCAAGATCAAGCACCAACACCGCAAGTTCATCAAACTCCATTTGCCTGTATGGACAGCTACAAAGCCCACTTGCAGAGAAAAGGGCTTACCGCCATTTCTCGGACACAAGCATCCCCGTGCGCGCCGAGCTGTCCGTCCTCTCTTCCTACCATCCGCATCGCTTCTTTGCGAGCTCCTCGCCATTAATGAACAGCTGCACCATCCGCTGcatcgtgcatgcacacacaaaCGCACAGAGACGCAACTGTACAAATCACAGGCTAAAAGAAGTAAAGAAGGCAAGTAGGCAACCGATCAAGCTACCGCTTGCGCAGAACAGCTAGACATGCATGAGTAGCTCTCGAAAGTGAGAAATGCGGCGCTGGGCTGCGCAAACCAAAGCCTCCCGCCACAGGGCACTGCATTAAAAAGACATACGTTGAGCCATGTCAACGCTCCCTCGCCCTCGTCCACCCGCCACCAAACCGAAAGCGGGCAGGCCTGTTGCCTACGCCTCCATTTAATCCAGAGCTAGCGCGTGCTCCTCCCGTTTATAAATACCCCGCCCGGCGCCTCCCGCTTCCCCAGCGCATGCACACAGCGAGCGAGTAGCACCACAGAACTCTCCCACTCTACCGTACGACGTTGATAGTGGCAGCCTCGCGGCTGAAAGGCGGGGTTCGGATGGGGAGCCGGGCAATGGCGTGCCTGCTGCTGCTGGCGCTTGGGTGGGCGGCGAGTGCTGCGGCGTGGGACAAGCCTGTGGTGTGGACCACGGGCACGGTTGGGCCGGAGGCGGAGGGCTGCGATAAGAAGAAGCATGGTAAGGGCGCTGGCGTTGGCGTAGGCGGTGGGATGGGAGGCGGCGTTGgtgctggaggtggagcgggcgGAGGCGGAGGTATGGGAGGTGGTGGTGGGTTTGGGGGAGGAGGTGGTGCAGGCGGCGGCATGGGCAGCGGTGCCGGTGCAGGGTTTGGAAGcggaggaggtgtaggagcgggcggTGGGCTCGGAGGTGGGGCGGGAGCGGGTGGTGGTGTTGGCGCTGGTGGTGGAGGTGGATTCGGAGGCGGAGCTGGTGGAGGGATGGGTAGCGGTGGTGGAGGTGGGTTTGGAGGAGGAGCTGGCGGAGGAATGGGCGTTGGTGGTGAACTCGGAGGAGGAGCCGGAGCTGGAGGTGGTGGAGGAATTGGTGGTGGCGGGGGACTTGGAGGAGGAGCTGGCGCAGGTGGTGGTGGAGGATTTGGCAGCGGCGGCGGATTCGGTGCTGGTGGTGGCGCAGGAGGAGGTGCTGGTAGTGGCGCAGGCATGGGAGGCGGCGCCGGTGGTGGAGCTGGAGGCGGCATCGGCGGTGGTTCTGGTGCCGGCATTGGTGGAGGGAGCGGTGGAGGTTTTGGAGCCGGCGGCGGTATGGGTGGTGGTTCCGGTGGAGGCATAGGTGGTGGCGGCGGTATGGGTGGTGGTTCCGGGGGAGCCATAGGTGGCGGGAGCGGTGGAGGTTTTGGAGCCGGCGGCGGTATGGGTGGTGGTTCCGGTGGAGGCGTAGGTGGCGGGAGTGGTGGAGGCTTTGGTGGCGGCGGCGGTATGGGTGGTGGTTCCGGGGGAGGCATAGGCGATGACAACGGTGGAGGCCTTGGAGGCGGCAACGGTGTAGGTGGAGGGAAGGGCGGTGGTTTTGGAGGTGGCGGTGGAAGCGGTGGTGGATTTGGTGCTGGAGCCGGATCTGGTGCTGGAATGGGAGGCGGCTTTGGAGGCGGTGGAGGAAAAGGCGGTGGTTTTGGAGGTGGCAGCGGTGGTGGATTTGGTGTTGGAGCAGGTTCTGGTGCTGGAATGGGTGGCGGCTTCGGAGGCGGTGGTGGTGCAGGCAGTGGTTTTGGAGGCGGCCTCGGAGCTGGCAGTGGTATAGGTGGCGGTTTTGGAGGTGGAGGTGGCTTTGGAGCCGGCGGAGGTGCAGGAGGCGGCTTTggaagtggtggtggtgcggGTGAAGGCATGGGAGCTGGTGTCGGAGGTGGCATCGGTGCTGGCAGTGGTAGCGGTATTGGTGGAGGTAGTGGATTGGGCAAGGGCGTTGGTGCTGGAGGCGGCATCGGAGCTGGCAGTGGCAGCGGTATTGGTGTAGGTAGTGGATTGGGCAAGGGTGTTGGTGCTGGAGGAGGGATTGAAGTCGGCGGAGGTGCTGGAACCGGCAAGGGCCTTGGCACTAGAGGCGGTCTTGGAGCTGGCAGTGGCACTAGTGGAGATGGTAGAATGGGCCACAATGTTGGTGCTAAAGTTGGTGGCGGCGAGAGAAAACGTGGCAGAAAACACCACGATGGAAGCAATAATGGCAGGAAAAACAAGCAAGGGTGTTTAAACTGAGTTGTTGGTGCCGTGTTTGTCGGTACACTTTAGTACAATGTGTTATGCATTGTCCAACTCCTTTCTTGTAATTTAAACTACTTATATGATTTAATTTTGTGAAGCTACTTATTTGATTGGTTATTATTAAAAGGGAGCCAATTCACAATATTCAATAAAAATTTCTATTAACAATTTCTCAACCAAGTTCTAAATGTATGATATTTCTATACCGTATGAGAAATTGTTATTTTAACCAGGTTAGTGCATCTCCAACGATGGCCCACAAATTTGCTCTGACATCCATATCCGTAGACAGGGTGGACCAGACCGTGGACTCGGATGTAGGAGGCGGCCATCCTACATCCGAGTCCCGCATACATTTCAAGTCGGGTTTCAACTAACGGGacaaaattcatgcaaacacgacgGATTTCATCAAAGTTAGGATAAAAATAACATAAATTGTTCATACATAGCATGCAAATAAGTCTACTACAACAATAATTCAAATTCAACGAGATTAACTAGATGTTCAACAAGTTTTTCGCAAACGGATCATGTCGTCCCACATATACTGCCCCTTCAGCTTCATTCAACAGTGTATGTGCGTAAATTTCCGTCTCTCTAGCCTGTGGTACATCACGTCACGTGTACGGGCTACACAATGTGTAGAGAAATATTGAATGAATGAATGaatcaatcaacaagttgagcAAGAAGAAGCAAAACTTCTGATCTCCCCGGCTGCTGCTGCGCAATGACCACCTTGCCTCCAACATATTAACCGCATCACAAAACTTGGTGACGGTGGTTTGGATGTCATACCATCGATACGATAATGACTTCACATTGCGATCATGGATGATATGCATGTTGTTGGGCGTAATGTGCTTTCACGCATGAAATGAATCATGCACGCACTGCCAGAACGGCCCCCCTCTACTCCTGCCTATGAAAATCTGCAGATACGACCAATCACACATCACACAACAACTCGTCCTCCACGGCCGAGTACCCCGCCATCCTTTGTACTCTAAAAAAGTGACATGGAGTTCGAAAATAAGCCCAGTGGCATTTGACGGGACACCTACCGGGTGTGGTGTTCGCCATGGTCGACGTCGACCAGGGGGGAGGGAGTGCACCTGCCTACGGACATGTCCTGGGTGGACGACGCCATCGTAAAGGTGAGCGGGTGCGTCGGTGCTAGTTGCAGAGGTCCGATAATGCTTGTGTGCTGGCCAGAGAGGtacaacggcggcggcggcggaggagagtgttggggaacgcaatatttcaaaaaatttacctacgatcacgcaagatttatctatgtgatgcatagcaacgagcgggagagtgtgtccacgtatcctcgtagactgaaagcggaagcgttaagtaacgcggttgatgtagtcgaacgt
The Aegilops tauschii subsp. strangulata cultivar AL8/78 chromosome 3, Aet v6.0, whole genome shotgun sequence genome window above contains:
- the LOC109786772 gene encoding DNA mismatch repair protein MSH7, translated to MQPRRQQQSIRSFLHPRPSPAQEASGAGTTPERPPRSPAASSVDGIMERLVRPPSQGRNKDATQIRNAERALPGKNEDTSNEQPSASFPVRYNGKYSRGTVLFAEHSTDTTPPQEPLKFSARSSTDEFVRASTLFPEIGSDQTLLQECPKKLSSECPSNQYVQANSVFEAFDVQTPSQDPLKRIFSGPFHGADTPLSEYRSYPIPLQHPSKKLSSGSSSGEYLRAVTPLGLDSNDTPTAKHSKKLFSGSSDHSYIKATNLFPEFDSNGTPLQNHSNKFSVSMNSKNIGAPATLFPELDSVLLKPETPVTQAVAPRGKRVQQDQCMTANNCQSPLWGSNKKVKSAHCSPAGKMVHDEMAESARSKFEWLNPLNIRDANKRRPDDPLYDKRTLFIPPDALRKMSTSQKQYWTIKCKYMDVLLFFKVGKFYELYEVDAEIGQKELDWKMTISGVGKCRQVGISESGIDNAVEKLLARGYKVGRIEQMESAAQAKARGPNSVIERKLAHVSTPSTAADSNIGPDAVHLLALKEVTLASNGSRVYGFAFLDYAALKIWVGSLQDDDSSAALGALLVQVSPREIIYESSGLSRESRKSMIKYASAGSVKMQLTPLPGTDFSDASQIQMLVHSKGYFKASTDSWLSALDYSVNRDAVICALGGLIGHLTRLMLDDALKNGEVLPYNVYQTCLRMDGQTLVNLEIFGNNFDGGSSGTLYKHLNHCITASGKRLLRRWICHPLKDVDAINRRLDIVEGFIQHCGVGSVTLEHLRKIPDLERLLGRVRSTVGLTSAVLLPFVGEKILKRRIKTFCMLIKGLRVAIDLLSALRREDHGIPALSKSVDIPTLSSLDESVHQFEEAIRIDFEQYQDHDIKDHDATTLANLVEHFVGKATEWSLVINAISTVDVLRSFAAMALSSFGTMCRPRILLKDKSPILRMKGLWHPYAFAESGTGLVPNDLSLGQDLLGHNRFALLLTGPNMGGKSTIMRATCLAIVLAQLGCYVPCISCELTLADSIFTRLGATDRIMSGESTFLVECSETASVLQNATEDSLVLLDELGRGTSTFDGYAIAYAVFRHLVEQVRCRLLFATHYHPLTKEFASHPHVSLQHMACMLRPRSGGNGEMELTFLYRLVSGASPESYGLQVATMAGIPKSIVEKAAVAGEMMKSRIAGNFRSSEGRAEFSTLHEDWLQTILAIGGVKDAHLDEDTMDTMFCVAQELKSHFRKGGS